aaaaaaattaattgtaAACTGTGATCCCCAATATCATTCTCTATCCGTGATTAAATAGATATAATGATGATTGTTTTATTTATCAAAAAGTTAAGGAATCTTTACGCAATAACCGTctgaatttattatttatttttcgtAGCCAATATATTTAAATTATAGATCGATTATATCAGGTTATATAGATATTACATATGAGATATATATTTATTATACATTTACTAGTTATTTTTACTTTAAACGGTTGATTgaggctatttaggttaatttttcaaaaagtaACTTAACACCTACAAACAACAATTTTAAGATAGAgattttttccttcctatacaaCATTAGAAACTTATTCACTAAAATTATcctaattttatatattattCGCCCTAAACAAGagttacttacaaattatatacaatgcATTATTAGTGTCTTAAATTAGGGAATTTAGTTAcaccattttttcctttttttgttctCCTCTCCTCTTTATAAAGAGAGAAGGGATGGGAATATAActattccttattcaattcctaatataaagagATACTCATTTAAGACTactttgtatataattggtaaattgtatatgaccatATAATTAAGTTAATACTTGATTAGGAATGGTAAATAAGTTTCCTATGtagtatagataggtaaaaatcccttttaATTGCAATGTTGGGGCAGTATACGAGCCTTTCCTCATCTAGTTGTAAAACAAGTCTGAAATATTTATTGAGGTCTACTTGCTTTTAATTTTCCCAAACAAGTATGGCAGTAGCAGATTAGCAGCACCGcaaacaaaatgaacacaaaATGACAAGAATGGGTTTTTTCTGGGATTTACAGAGAGGAGGTGGGTAGTAGAGAGGAGAAAAATACTGAACAATTAAAGTTATATAGGTAATTACGTACTCTGTAGAATGACGTATAAATATACTGCTTAAAAGGAGAGAGACTACTACAAGAAGCAATGGTGACTCCTACTTTTGCGGCGAAAGCAAAGGCACAAGCAAAACACCTAAGACAACTCTGAGATATCCCTGAAGAAGGATTCTTCCTCCTCCAATACACCCTGCATAAACAACAAAGCTCGGTATTAGCAGGTGTAAAGAATGTTTCTATGCTTCTTTAACTCCAAACAATTTTTCTATTGTCAAACCTTAATTATAATTATGGCGGCATCCTTGTGCAAAACCTCATTGTACTCATGACAAGAAATATTCTGCAATACTTAAAAAGTATGACTTTCGATCTTTCATAAACAGGGAGGACGAAAGcataaaataattggcaattaaGTACTAACTTGTACACAGTTAGGGCAGCCAGTATCGCCAGAGCAACGACATGATGCAAGGAGTTCTAAAGCAGCAGTCAGCAGCTCACTGAATAAAGGTTGCACCTGTCCAGATCAAATAATTTTGGAAAGAAGTTGTGACAATATTGTATTTCCCAATTTCATGGGATAGACCATTAGATCACTTTTCTCCATGGTTTAAGCTAAATCACAGACAAGGTGGCTGCTTAGCATTTCCATACTACTAATAGCCTTTGGTTTTTTCCTTTCAATACCACATCTATTATACCAAGTAGTACCCTAAGTTAGAATTACTCTCTTCATGGTGTTGAAGCTGTTCCATGACTTACATTTATTACAGTTTGAATTTGGTCCAAACAGgtaagataaccttcttttcatTTGCTAACCCTGGTTCAACCACAATAGTACTCAAGAATTTCAATTGCTTTTACTCAGGCATTCTGCTCATTTTAGCTTTATTCTACTTAAAGTCGCTGCAGAGACACAACAGAGGAGAGGAATTAAACGTTCTTTAACATCGGATTGCAAAATTACTAGGTTTTCATAAGTTGCTAAATGATAAATAAATGACCAACTTTTCTTCTATTCTAGACAAATATGCCTTTGAAGCAAATAAAGTATATGTAGGTCAAGTGTGGGTTCTTTataaatatttgtaaatattcTCTATGATGAAAATTCACCTCCTAAACTTTAACAAAAGCAGTTTTCCAAATGCTTTACATTTTTTGGGCAGTCAAAGTTGTTCCATGACTACAAGTTCCAACCACGTCATCAAGTAGACACGTCATCTACTTGATGATTAAATATAGCAAAAGCCGTTCCAGCTTATAATTAGAAATTTCTTTAATTCATCACTTCAGTGTCTTGATCCGAGGGCCTATCGGAAACGACATCTCTACCTcacacaaggtaggggtaaggtatgcgtacaccccaccctccccagaccccacttgtgggggGTCATACcggatatgttgttgttgtaattcatCACTTCAGTAAATAACGTCCTACTGATATTCTGAATCTATTTCAAAACCTAACCAATTAAATTAAGGTCCCTTTTCGTAAGTTTCCTGGTGTTCCTCGGAATCTTGACAAAATGGTACAACCATCCATAAAGCTAGTAAAACAACATAATTTGAATAAAATCATGATAGGAAAAGGAATAAAAAGCAGAGATCGTTAACCTGTGCTGAAATGCCAGTTCCTCCAGGATGTGGATCATAAAGCAGAATTCTTTCTGGAACATTACGGGTATCATAAGGGTTTACACACTCTGAAGCTAAATCAGATGAATTGCAAATTATGTACCTTCAGCACAAGTTTCAGGAGACAATGAGAGAACAATTCTAATGTATGTTAACACAGACAGAGAACATGTTGAGCCAGATCTAAAAACTCATGTGCTTGAAACTTACATAGGAACGACATTAAGAAGAGCATGACCAGCAGCATGCAAACCTCCTCGGAATGAATAATTTAAGGTCTCTACAGCTGTCTTTATGGTCTGAGGGACTTGAATCCAGACAGCCTGCATGTTCATTACAGCTACAAATTACAAAGAAGAAAGAGTACTAAAACAGTGATGAACGAATATCACACAGAGGAACTCCAGAAAACACATTTCAAACTGGTATTCACCTGAGTTTCATATGTGTAATTAGGAAGTGATAGTTCAACAGTGTCAAAGACCTGGTTGCTCTTTTTCCATATTTTGCGGAAACCAAACCACGTAGTCGTTACTCTGCAACTGTGTGCTTGGGCAGTTGTTCTTGGAAGAGACAGACTAGTCGTTATTGCTGGGTAAGCCTACATAGTGGTAAAATATTATCATGTCCATCCAATATTAACTGGGATGTAACAGCTGAATTTTACAAATGACATGGTATACACAGAGTTATTTCACAAGTAGCACGCAATAAGCAATAGGATAACTTTTTTCCCCTTAAATAAGACCAATAAAGCATTTGCATTTCAAGGCTAGCCAGTTAATCGATGATCTCTTGTGATGCAGTGCATTCTACGAGTTCCTCAAATGAAAGCAGGAACATTTACCTATCAGCAATAAACATGATATGAAAAGACTATGCTTCTTTAAATATCTACCGAACCTTTGATGACTCGAAGTTCAGGGTTTTCCTTGACTAATGGAGCCATTAGCTCAGCATAATATGAGAAGGGTGCATCACATGCTCTAACCACACCTTATTTGTCGAGGATGACATAACAGTAGCATAGAGATTCCTCTTTGGAGGACAGAAACTAAGGTTTTTTTCTTTCGTCACTTATTTGGGATAATGTATGTCATACCCTAACTATCTCCATACCAGATTCCCGGAGAGACACTTGACAGAAGAGTTCTGGCAGGTAGTAGAGATTACACAAACTTTAAATAGACAGAGACCAAAAAACACCCATCACGAATAATAGAGGCTAAGAGCTTTAAATAAGCAAGCAATTTTGTTAGCTTTTTGCTCGAGCAAATATCTCTACGATGAGATTAAGCAAAAAGGTCACCACTTAAAGAAGACTGAGGCAGTCCTTGAAAAACATATAGGAAAGTGAACAGGACTACTTGAGATCTTCACATACAAAGTTGGCACCAGTGACATGGACATCAGTAAAGTCACGAGTTTTGGTGTAATATTTCAAGTCCGCTCGTTGGCACCAAGCAATTCTGTTTGCCACATCAAGCTCCTTCACAAGATACGTCTTCCCTTGGTTCATATAATTGGCCCCTTCATAAACCTGTAAATTATTCGGGCTTAAACTCATTAACTTTACAAGGTAACTTCAAAAGAAGCCAAAAGAAAACCTCAAGAATTTAAGAGTTCTCTTGCACTAAAATAATACACACACATGAATATAGGCATCGTAATAATgatctccctctccctctccttTTCCTATTAGTGTTTTCGTTCTTCCCCTTTCTCACAATAGGAAAACATTATAATCACAAGAACTTCCAAATGTAGTTGCTACTATTTTACCTGAAAGAAAGCCTTgctttcttcaatttcttccaGGACTTCATTCTTTTGCATGTCAATCACTTTGTACCGCTCAGTTTCTATGGCCCGAATACTAATTGCACTTGAGGGGATCTTCTGGTAACAGCATAGAATGGATTAGAAAAGCTAACCACACCCAGCTTACAAACACATTATCGTCAATTAACACTACACTCAAAGGATCATACCTCCAGCCCGATGTAGCTCCATATTCTGGCAGCAGCACTACGTGATATATCTGTACTCAGAATTCCCTTGTTTTTAAGTGCCATTATGAGACTCTCCAAACCAGGGCCAAAGTATTTCTCGTCATCAGACAAGCTCAGTGGATATTCAAAAGCAGCAGCAGCCAGATGCTGTTCAAGAACCTGTCAAATGCTTTTCGAATGTTAAGTGAATTCCCTACTAAAAACATGGTTCAATCACTAAATTTGAAAATGATGGAAAAgtcaagaaaagaagaaatcaaaacAACCTGCCGGTTTCTTGCATCTATATGACAACATTCAATTGGGCCCCTGAAAAGTTTCTGGGGAAACTTCATGAAATACTGATCCAAAGGCCCTTCAAAGGCAACATAAATTGCAAGTGATGCATTTCCTCGTCTGCCTGACCTTCCTGCTTGTTGCCACAGACTTGATGAAAAAATTTGGAACAATATCAGTTTGAGAATAAAAAGTGTGAAATCGTCGGAGGGATACAAACAAACAGTTACTACCTAGCTATGCTGCCTGGAAATCCTAGATGTAGGGTTGCATCAATATGTCCTACATCAATACCCAATTCAAGAGCACTTGTAGCAGCAATACCGCATATACTGCCATTGAAAAAGTCATGCTCAATTCTTCTGCGATCCTGTTCCATGAAGAACTAAGGTCAAACTATCTTTTTGCCAATATGCAAATTATACCCTACTTATCTATGCTAAAACAATAAGCATAAGTGCCAAATATAAACTATGGAAGCGAGAATTAGCTATAATAAGTACTGAATTTCCATATacgataaagaaaaaaaagtgacaGAAGATTAGATTTGAGCCAACAAAACTGATGGGTAGTAACACAACGTAATATTGAATCAGCAAATCCAAAGCTCTGAAATGCTTAGTAAAGAtaacttttccttttttgatAGGCAACAGTACTTTAAACCTTTGCTTATAAGAAAGTTATCCTAACAAGTACAGTTTGTCTGCATGGGCAAGACAGTGTTGtgttttttcttttggttgtatCCTGAGAACATCAGCTCTTCATTGGTCGCTTATATCTAACGAGAACTAACTCTTGTGAGGGTACAGTACCATGGAATAATCTGGAGTAAACACATCCAAAGCTCTGAATGATTTAGTAGTAATACATCATTTATTTTGAGAGGTGAAAGTACTTTAAACCCTTGCTTACAAGAAAGTATTCCTTACAAATACAGTTTGTCTGCATACAGAACTAGTGTAGTGCTTTCTTTTGGTTGTATCCTGAGAAGGTTATCTCTAAATGAAGTCTTATGTCTAACAAGAAAAAAGTAATCTCGTTATAAATCTCTTTCCACTCATTCATTTCCAAAGAATCCAAGGCAGAAATCATTTGGCAAATTTGCAGACTAGCTTGAAGTATACTAttggcagcccggtgcactaagctcccgctatgcacggggtccggggaaaggccggaccacaagggtctaacGTCGCAGCCTTAAcctgcatttctacaagaggttgtttccacggctcgaacctgtgacctcctggtcacattagcgacaaattattttattatgaaGAGCATCAGTCATAAGTATAAGGTATGAATCATGCTATTTTGCAAGCGCATAAAAATTGAACAAGTGGGAATATGGATGCTTTACAACggatcaaaataaataaaattgaatAAATTATACAAGCCAATTGCAGGCAAGTTTAGAGCAACATGAAAAACAATTGTCTAAGTAAATTTCCTAGGGAAAGATTAACTATAAAGAGGATGAGCAAACTCTCCTGAACCAAGTTATAGATGCTAACCTCAGCAACATAACCAGCTCGGTAAGCGCATATAGTATCAACTAAATGAGGTGATGTTTCCTGAAGAATCTCACGCCTTAGGACAAAAAGTTATTCCGGCACAACTATTAATAGAAGATAAGATGAGAACGAACCATTTGATTCTATAATGCAATTTCACTTACGTGTAACATAAAACAAGCTCACAAAGTTTGCGTGTTTTGCAAAATGCAATACAACGAAGACCATGCTGCATCATTTCTGCAAAAAGGCAAGAAACCTCCAAAATGGGACTGTGACAGAAACAGAGACAAAATGCTGTTAGAAATTAAGATACTTCTCTGTGATCATGAAATAACgaagaaaaggggaaaaaggaaaagaggaaagaaaatgcATGGGGCAATAAGGTAAGAGCATTCCTGTTAGGGCTAACTTCTAAGAATCTAACATTTTCTCAAGCATCCAACTTATGGAGTGTTAAGGTGGATCACGTGCATAATAAGAAACAAAAAATGGGAGATATAAGGAACAAAGGAAAAAACCAAGGTGCAAGGTGATAGTAAGGCACCTGGCACTAACTAATAATCTAACACAAGCCTCTTAGTAAGGCAGGATAAAAGTTTGTTTATGCTACTTCGGATACTACATATCTTTAGCAATGAAGCCAATAGCATTCCTACATGTTTAGCAGTAAAAATGATCATATCAACATACGTCAGATTATTTGTCAGTAAATCAAGTGCCATCACAAATTAAATGCAGTAGCCTTATCCAGTTTACACTTTTTTGTTTCGTAAGTAAAATCTTTACCATAAGTTATGGATAGCATTCGTACTATTATCCTGCTTAAAATGCATGACGACTACACAATGCCACCAGTCTCTACCAACAAGTTATCAAGGTCTCCTATGTGTGCtatatcccaaaaaaaaaaaaaaaaacagatatGGGGATATCGTGCAAGTCTTGCCTTTAGTTATCCTCGTTGTAAGACTTGTCGTGCATTCATTACAGTGAGCTTCTGTAAATTACAAAGGAGAACTGATGACCTAAGCTCTACCCTAATTTCTTCAGAATTCTTACATGATCATTGCTTAAGCTTATAGATGTATTCTCTCCACATAACCTATTTGACTCGTAATCTACTCAGCCGATATCTTCTCATTCAACTTTCTTtatagataaaacaaagaaacaaaactgaaatcaaccctcaggggttggcctagtggcaattgacttgagccttggggtttgctccctttcaaggtctcaagttcgaaacccactgggtgcaaacaatttctgagggccatcggactgggtaaaacctgaattaaccgtggtgcacttgcgggaaactccttgccgagggcctgtgcacccccgggattagtcggggctcaaagagactcggacacccggtgcaaaataaaaaaaaaataggcaTGTTGGTAGTGTCATGTTATATATTGTCTCCTACGCCTACATCTTTTTCTTCCGATACCTTAACAAATTTGTCACGCTTTGAAGAATATATCCTGGTATATATTCCTGTATATCTGAGAAATGAAACAGCACTTCCTTCCTTCCTGATGTAGCGAGGATGGCCCAGTTTGTGTGTGGGGTGAgggtgggtgggggggggggggaatacaGGCTCTATATAATATGTATTCAGATAACACGAGGTGCGATCTATATCCAATTCTCAATAGACAGAAAGCAGGACAAGCTTTAAACCTTGATCTTCTAGCAATCAGATGTTTGTCAACAGAGTCATCATCAATGCCACTCTTAATTCTCTTTGAGATCTGCAAGATAGAAGTACCTCAGATGAACGAAAAGTCGAAAACAGCTTCCCATTGAATACACGGGAGCTATAGGACTTTACGACGGAACATACCATTTTCAGGCGTAAAGGAGGATTCCATAACACAAAAAGCTTTGAGCCAGATGGGCTGCCATCATTCTGAATCAACTCCATTGTTGGTAGATTTGAGAGCTCCTACATTACCTCAAGGCGAGAAGATGAGATATTTATAAAATCACCAAGTAGTAACTAGTCTAAAATGATAGAGTGTATACACAACCCTCTATTTGAAGTCTTATAACATGCAAGCATTTGCGAAGTTCATCCTAGACTTCAGCTTTAGATGAATTCCACACATAGAGGTGGGAACATCTGCTAACGAAGAATAAGAATGTTGTAAAGTTTTGAGCATTCAAGGTTTCTATGTGAATGACTAGCTTATAAAGAAACTATAGAAATGTGATCCTCCATGGTACCAGGGAAAAGTAATAGGCGACAATTAACATGATATTATcagattattttaaaaaataagagaaatatgaATGCAAAAACACAACAAAGCTATCAAGAGCACAGAAAGGAGGCTGAATAAGAGTCAACATCAACATAATATCTGTGTATAAGAAGAATTCCAATGAAAAAATATCTCTTGATAAGAAGAAAGAATTAAATCATGAATTTTAGAGGATGTCTATTCTCCAAAAGATTAAACGAATCATCATTCGGAGTCTCCTACTGTAAGATGTGGTCAATCTATTTGAGGTATGTTAAGGTGGCTGGGAAATGAGTTGCCAATTTCACCATTAACACTTCATATTTTGGTGAAGAAATTCCCGTTTTAAAGTATTTTTAAATAGAACTTAGGTTGGATTTCAAAGATTATAACCCGAttccatgtctactttattcCAGTAGAGTAGATTTAGATTTTATAGTGCAAAGTAATATGTCGGTAGACGTAGTGGGTGAGCTTTGTTTAAAATTCTCAGCCTAGAGATGAAGGGTTGATCCATCACAAAAACTATCTCCAAGCATGTAGGAGATAGTTTTTGTGATTGAATTTTATGAGTGTCTTAGCTATTCAGAAGAAGGGTTTCTTCTACTTTTAACTCTCAGCTCTTTTGGCATATTCCTCAAGGTGGCGAGTTCATTCCTCTTTTGGGTGTATTCTGGTAGAAAGTCATCTCTCTTTCACTTATCTTCTTCATTTCTCGTGTCATAATGTAAACCATACAGATAAAACTTTAAGCACTACCTAAGTTAGTTAAAGATTCAATACAGTGAAACTATCCATGTTATTGATACCTTTGAGTGCTCCACGGGATTTCCAGAAGTCGCCGTAGAAAATATAAATGAAGGATTACTGCCATACACTGCATGAGAAATCAATTAAAAGCTAATTTTCAACACAAGGAACAAACAAGACatagaaaaagatagaaaaagtcTTGTAGTAGCAGTAGACAACAAGGAAAAGAGTACCATGAGAACAAAGTCGGCAAAGCCTCCTCAAAATAAGAGCAGTATGACATCCAAATGCCCCCTTATAAGAATGAGCTTCATCAACAATGACAAACCTGAGACATGCAAATAAGATTAAGGCGTCAAAAaatcaatcttttttttttatttaaaaaagagTACTTCCAGGACACTAAGAGAAAGAACGAACCAGGAAAGGTTCAAGCACATTAGTAATGTAAAACAAAAAGGACTAAAGGATCAGGAAAATTTACCTAAGATTTGATAAAATTCGACTGAATTGTCTATGACATGGCAAGATTGAAACATGCAACATATCAGGATTTGTGATCAACTGTATAAGCAGATGAAATTTCAGTACTTGCATAAGAGAAGCGAAACGAGAGGTAGAGAAATAGACTAACAGAGAAAAGGGCAAGAACAGAAATGCTCAGCCTATCTAAACATTAAAACTTACTGAATACCAGTCTAGCATTATCACGCAGCCACCTCCTATCCGTCTGAGAAGT
This DNA window, taken from Nicotiana tabacum cultivar K326 chromosome 4, ASM71507v2, whole genome shotgun sequence, encodes the following:
- the LOC107788816 gene encoding uncharacterized protein LOC107788816 isoform X2; amino-acid sequence: MEESETSLEVRSLMGESVIVSVSPDKTIQELKQLLKQTFPPASNSPNFHLFLKGVKLGLESKVSDHSVVSGEFLVLVPYTKKDRQQNKKTETPTSSTILVGGSTLKQAEAAWSDMMQDLSYLSGISADDNQTELRLDATHNSSVPANCSSQVKRKRSVKNDKMEGYADELVLSILKSSTNDMDDEKAKIFVQVLASINCFTNPGSGDCACKEANRKDNAVDPCSSFSDSCGCPTWLKSISKVFSFLNVYSASLQLQQVQVTYSSLKGALDHLCPFGFQASVADIEQLSLLCPKVVHIVDADTEVKNFKDGIVIFRNSTTKGDQHATQKGVPISSVLHTMKKREYAFRTSLLKFVKLLKRENGNEFTKISLEDFITFVKQGGVGATGIDTKRAGSHSFEANCCDTNPLTPLEMVEHLRRGFGSDGQVVHVEKISARNATYVEIPSSLSESTMLALKNVGVTRLYSHQAESIQASLGGKNVVVATLTSSGKSLCYNVPVLEVLSQNLSACALYLFPTKALAQDQLRSLLTMTNEFSAGFRIGVYDGDTSQTDRRWLRDNARLLITNPDMLHVSILPCHRQFSRILSNLRFVIVDEAHSYKGAFGCHTALILRRLCRLCSHVYGSNPSFIFSTATSGNPVEHSKELSNLPTMELIQNDGSPSGSKLFVLWNPPLRLKMISKRIKSGIDDDSVDKHLIARRSSPILEVSCLFAEMMQHGLRCIAFCKTRKLCELVLCYTREILQETSPHLVDTICAYRAGYVAEDRRRIEHDFFNGSICGIAATSALELGIDVGHIDATLHLGFPGSIASLWQQAGRSGRRGNASLAIYVAFEGPLDQYFMKFPQKLFRGPIECCHIDARNRQVLEQHLAAAAFEYPLSLSDDEKYFGPGLESLIMALKNKGILSTDISRSAAARIWSYIGLEKIPSSAISIRAIETERYKVIDMQKNEVLEEIEESKAFFQVYEGANYMNQGKTYLVKELDVANRIAWCQRADLKYYTKTRDFTDVHVTGANFAYPAITTSLSLPRTTAQAHSCRVTTTWFGFRKIWKKSNQVFDTVELSLPNYTYETQAVWIQVPQTIKTAVETLNYSFRGGLHAAGHALLNVVPMYIICNSSDLASECVNPYDTRNVPERILLYDPHPGGTGISAQVQPLFSELLTAALELLASCRCSGDTGCPNCVQNISCHEYNEVLHKDAAIIIIKGVLEEEESFFRDISELS
- the LOC107788816 gene encoding uncharacterized protein LOC107788816 isoform X1; this encodes MEESETSLEVRSLMGESVIVSVSPDKTIQELKQLLKQTFPPASNSPNFHLFLKGVKLGLESKVSDHSVVSGEFLVLVPYTKKDRQQNKKTETPTSSTILVGGSTLKQAEAAWSDMMQDLSYLSGISADDNQTELRLDATHNSSVPANCSSQVKRKRSVKNDKMEGYADELVLSILKSSTNDMDDEKAKIFVQVLASINCFTNPGSGDCACKEANRKDNAVDPCSSFSDSCGCPTWLKSISKVFSFLNVYSASLQLQQVQVTYSSLKGALDHLCPFGFQASVADIEQLSLLCPKVVHIVDADTEVKNFKDGIVIFRNSTTKGDQHATQKGVPISSVLHTMKKREYAFRTSLLKFVKLLKRENGNEFTKISLEDFITFVKQGGVGATGIDTKRAGSHSFEANCCDTNPLTPLEMVEHLRRGFGSDGQVVHVEKISARNATYVEIPSSLSESTMLALKNVGVTRLYSHQAESIQASLGGKNVVVATLTSSGKSLCYNVPVLEVLSQNLSACALYLFPTKALAQDQLRSLLTMTNEFSAGFRIGVYDGDTSQTDRRWLRDNARLLITNPDMLHVSILPCHRQFSRILSNLRFVIVDEAHSYKGAFGCHTALILRRLCRLCSHVYGSNPSFIFSTATSGNPVEHSKELSNLPTMELIQNDGSPSGSKLFVLWNPPLRLKMISKRIKSGIDDDSVDKHLIARRSSPILEVSCLFAEMMQHGLRCIAFCKTRKLCELVLCYTREILQETSPHLVDTICAYRAGYVAEDRRRIEHDFFNGSICGIAATSALELGIDVGHIDATLHLGFPGSIASLWQQAGRSGRRGNASLAIYVAFEGPLDQYFMKFPQKLFRGPIECCHIDARNRQVLEQHLAAAAFEYPLSLSDDEKYFGPGLESLIMALKNKGILSTDISRSAAARIWSYIGLEIPSSAISIRAIETERYKVIDMQKNEVLEEIEESKAFFQVYEGANYMNQGKTYLVKELDVANRIAWCQRADLKYYTKTRDFTDVHVTGANFAYPAITTSLSLPRTTAQAHSCRVTTTWFGFRKIWKKSNQVFDTVELSLPNYTYETQAVWIQVPQTIKTAVETLNYSFRGGLHAAGHALLNVVPMYIICNSSDLASECVNPYDTRNVPERILLYDPHPGGTGISAQVQPLFSELLTAALELLASCRCSGDTGCPNCVQNISCHEYNEVLHKDAAIIIIKGVLEEEESFFRDISELS